From a region of the Anomalospiza imberbis isolate Cuckoo-Finch-1a 21T00152 chromosome 3, ASM3175350v1, whole genome shotgun sequence genome:
- the TLR5 gene encoding toll-like receptor 5, which yields MMLCHQVLLVFGLSLASGVCASRRCYSEAQVSMYFFCSLTDVPPVPKDTVKLFLTYNYIRRVTSFPVLEHLWLLEIGTQLVHPVTIGKGAFRNLPNLCILDLGGNKILQLDLDAFVGLPNLTVLRLFHNYLGDSILEECYFQDLRSLEELDLSMNEITKLHPHPLFYNLTALKSVNLKLNKISNFCQTNLTSFQGKHFLFFNLGSNHLHKTEDVAWANCPNPFKNITFSSLDLSDSGWSTERVQYFCTAIEGTQISSLIFSTTIMGSGFGFNNFKNPDDSTFAGLGRSNLRFFDISQGYIFSLNSLVFQSLGNMESLNLFKNKINQIQREAFFGLGNLKILNLSSNLLGELYDYTFEGLHSVMYIDLQQNHIGVIGGNSFRNLVNLKIIDLRDNAIKRLPSFPHLTSAFLGDNKLMSVDDIAITATHLELERNRLANLGDLYVLFQIPDLQYIFLKQNQFSYCEKSTNVIENNQLVYMDLGENMLQLVWERDLCLDVFEALPKLQVLHLNNNYISALPQEIFRGLTSLKILNLASNLLSHLSPRLFPQSLTNLNLSGNQLFSPEPEVFMTLSILDITHNNYVCDCALKSLVVWLNETNVTLAGSQSDRYCVYPTPFEGVPLSHMIYNGCDEDELQQTLRFSLFIFFSVILLVFLVAVIIFTRCRGICFIWYKTTTKRLIDNQPQAADKSEYKYDAYLCYSKNDFEWVQNSLLKHLDSQYFDKNRFTLCFEERDFLPGEEHINNIRDAIWNSRKTICIVTRHFLKDGWCVEAFNFAQSRYFCDLKDVLIMVVVGSLSQYQLKKHKPIQNFLQRSQYLRWPEDYQDVDWFLDNLSCQILKEKKVQRKTSGIELQPIATVSH from the coding sequence ATGATGTTGTGCCATCAGGTCCTCCTTGTCTTTGGGCTGTCGCTAGCTAGTGGTGTGTGTGCATCTAGAAGGTGCTACTCAGAAGCCCAGGTCTCCATGTATTTTTTCTGCAGCCTCACAGATGTTCCACCTGTGCCAAAGGATACAGTGAAGCTTTTCCTGACTTATAACTATATCAGACGAGTGACTTCGTTTCCAGTGCTGGAGCACTTGTGGCTGTTGGAAATCGGAACCCAGTTAGTCCATCCCGTTACCATAGGAAAAGGAGCGTTCCGGAACCTGCCAAACCTTTGTATCTTAGACTTGGGAGGCAATAAGATTCTTCAACTGGATCTTGATGCTTTTGTGGGCTTGCCAAACCTGACTGTCCTCCGTCTGTTTCACAACTACCTTGGAGATTCCATCCTGGAAGAATGTTACTTTCAAGATTTGAGGTCATTGGAAGAATTGGATCTTTCAATGAATGAAATCACAAAACTTCATCCCCATCCCTTATTTTATAACCTAACAGCCTTGAAAAGTGTGAACCTGAAACTCAACAAGATATCCAACTTCTGTCAAACCAATCTTAccagcttccaaggaaaacactttttattttttaacctcGGTTCTAATCATCTGCACAAGACAGAAGATGTGGCCTGGGCCAATTGCCCCAATCCTTtcaaaaatattacatttaGCTCACTAGACCTTAGTGACAGTGGCTGGAGCACAGAGAGAGTCCAGTATTTCTGCACAGCCATTGAAGGGACTCAAATAAGTTCTTTAATATTTAGCACTACTATAATGGGTTCAGGATTTGGCtttaataactttaaaaatccAGATGATTCTACTTTTGCAGGACTAGGAAGAAGTAATCTTAGGTTCTTCGATATTTCACAGGGTTACATTTTTTCTCTCAATTCTTTAGTCTTTCAAAGTCTTGGCAATATGGAATCACTGAACCTTTTCAAAAACAAGATAAATCAAATCCAAAGGGAAGCATTTTTTGGCTTGGGCAACCTAAAAATTCTCAATCTCTCAAGTAACCTTTTGGGTGAGTTGTATGATTATACTTTTGAGGGTCTACATAGTGTAATGTATATTGATTTACAGCAAAATCATATTGGGGTGATTGGTGGCAATTCATTCAGGAATTTAgtaaatctgaaaataattgATCTCCGAGACAATGCTATTAAAAGACTCCCTTCCTTTCCACATCTGACCTCTGCCTTTTTAGGTGACAATAAGTTAATGTCTGTAGATGACATAGCAATAACTGCAACACACCTTGAATTAGAAAGAAATCGGTTGGCAAACCTAGGTGACCTGTATGTTCTTTTCCAAATTCCAGATCTGCAATATATCTTCTTAAAACAGAACCAGTTCTCTTACTGTGAGAAGAGTACTAATGTTATAGAAAACAATCAGTTAGTATATATGGATCTAGGTGAAAATATGTTACAGTTGGTGTGGGAGAGAGATTTATGTTTGGATGTGTTTGAAGCATTGCCCAAACTTCAAGTTCTACATCTGAATAACAACTACATTAGTGCTCTTCCACAGGAGATTTTCAGAGGTCTAACATCTCTTAAAATACTTAACCTGGCTTCCAACCTGTTGTCTCATCTTTCTCCCAGGCTTTTCCCACAAAGCCTAACAAACCTAAACTTATCTGGAAACCAGCTGTTTTCCCCTGAGCCTGAAGTCTTTATGACCTTGAGTATTCTGGATATAACACACAATAATTATGTCTGTGATTGTGCTTTAAAGAGCCTGGTAGTGTGGCTGAATGAAACCAATGTAACCCTGGCTGGCTCCCAGTCTGACAGGTACTGTGTGTACCCCACTCCCTTTGAAGGGGTACCCCTGTCACATATGATATACAATGGCTGTGATGAAGATGAACTCCAGCAGACACTCAGATTCTCACTATTCATCTTCTTCTCGGTCATTCTTCTCGTGTTTCTGGTGGCAGTCATCATTTTTACTCGCTGCCGGGGGATTTGTTTCATCTGGTATAAAACCACCACAAAAAGACTGATAGACAACCAACCACAAGCAGCAGATAAAAGTGAATACAAATATGATGCATATCTGTGCTACAGCAAAAATGACTTTGAATGGGTCCAGAATTCTTTGCTAAAACACCTGGATTCACAGTATTTTGATAAAAACAGATTTACCTTGTGCTTTGAGGAAAGAGATTTCTTGCCCGGGGAAGAACATATCAACAATATTCGTGATGCCATTtggaacagcaggaaaacaatTTGCATTGTGACCAGGCATTTTCTCAAAGATGGGTGGTGTGTGGAAGCCTTTAATTTTGCCCAGAGCAGGTACTTCTGCGATCTGAAGGATGTCCTCATTATGGTAGTGGTTGGGTCACTTTCTCAGTATCAACTtaagaaacacaaaccaattcAAAACTTCTTACAAAGAAGTCAGTACTTGCGGTGGCCTGAAGATTATCAAGATGTAGACTGGTTTTTAGACAACCTTTCTTGCCaaattctgaaggaaaaaaaagtgcaaagGAAAACCAGTGGTATAGAGCTTCAGCCTATAGCAACTGTCTCACATTGA